The proteins below are encoded in one region of Carettochelys insculpta isolate YL-2023 chromosome 14, ASM3395843v1, whole genome shotgun sequence:
- the DNAJA2 gene encoding dnaJ homolog subfamily A member 2 — translation MANVADTKLYDILGVPPGATDNELKKAYRKLAKEYHPDKNPNAGDKFKEISFAYEVLSNPEKRELYDRYGEQGLREGSSGSSGMDDIFSHIFGGGLFSFMGSQNRSRNGRRRGEDMMHPLKVSLEDLYNGKTTKLQLSKNVLCSSCNGQGGKSGAVQKCSACRGRGVRIMIRQLAPGMVQQMQSVCSDCNGEGEVINEKDRCKKCEGKKVIKEVKILEVHVDKGMKHGQRITFTGEADQAPGVEPGDIVLLLQEKENEVFQRDGNDLHMTHKIGLVEALCGFQFTFKHLDGRQIVVKYPPGKVIEPGCVRVVRGEGMPQYRNPFEKGDLYIKFDVQFPENNWISPDKLSELEDLLPARPEVPTIIGDTEEVDLQEFDTTRGSAGGQRREAYNDSSDEESTHHGPGVQCAHQ, via the exons GCATACAGAAAACTGGCCAAGGAATACCACCCTGATAAAAATCCAAATGCAGGAGACAAA TTCAAAGAAATAAGCTTTGCCTATGAAGTTCTGTCAAATCCCGAGAAACGTGAGTTATATGATCGGTATGGTGAACAGGGCCTTCGAGAAGGCAGCAGTGGAAGTAGTGGAATGGACGATATTTTCTCCCATATTTTTGGTGGTGGATTGTTCAGTTTCATGGGTAGTCAGAATAGAAGTCGCAATGGTAGAAGAAGAGGAGAAGATATGATGCATCCACTTAA AGTGTCTTTAGAAGATCTGTATAATGGAAAGACAACTAAACTACAGCTTAGCAAGAATGTCCTTTGTAGTTCATGTAATGG TCAGGGTGGGAAGTCCGGAGCTGTTCAGAAGTGTAGTGCTTGCCGAGGTAGAGGTGTGCGTATCATGATCAGACAGCTGGCTCCTGGAATGGTGCAGCAGATGCAGTCTGTATGCTCTGATTGCAATGGAGAAG GTGAAGTTATTAATGAAAAAGACCGCTGTAAAAAATGTGAGGGGAAGAAGGTGATCAAAGAAGTAAAGATTCTTGAAGTCCATGTAGATAAAGGCATGAAACACGGGCAGAGGATTACATTTACTGGAGAAGCGGATCAGGCCCCAGGAGTGGAACCAGGAGACATTGTGCTCCTGCTCCAAGAAAAGGAGAATGAG GTGTTCCAGAGGGATGGAAATGACTTGCACATGACACACAAGATAGGACTTGTTGAAGCACTGTGTGGATTTCAGTTCACATTTAAACATCTGGATGGACGTCAGATTGTGGTAAAATACCCTCCTGGCAAAGTAATTGAACCAG GTTGTGTTCGTGTAGTTAGAGGTGAAGGAATGCCACAATATCGTAATCCCTTTGAAAAGGGGGATCTTTACATTAAATTTGATGTGCAGTTTCCTGAAAATAACTGGATTAGCCCAGACAAACTCTCA GAACTTGAAGATCTTCTCCCAGCTAGACCAGAAGTTCCCACTATAATTGGTGACACAGAAGAAGTAGATCTTCAGGAATTTGATACTACTCGTGGATCAGCTGGTGGCCAGAGGCGCGAAGCCTACAATGATAGTTCTGATGAAGAAAGCACTCATCATGGACCTGGGGTACAGTGTGCCCATCAGTAA